The Dendropsophus ebraccatus isolate aDenEbr1 chromosome 3, aDenEbr1.pat, whole genome shotgun sequence genomic interval tatctttattattttgtaaGTAACGATTCACATACAGCCCTTATCTCACAGTAATCGAACAGCAGTAATTTTAGCAGATCGGAACTTGCTTACCCTGCTAACTGGGCCGTGGATTCGCAGGGAAATTAGCAAAAATTTTATTCTTTGACTTAGTAAACTTTTTCTAAATTTGCTaacaaaatttgcaaaaaaaaagtttattcacttgtccgcactcccccagtgtcctcttccaTGTCTCCAGCTGCATGCTCAGGCACTGACAGACAGAAAGTCCAGCAccgcgggcagtgattggctgagctggctttcACGCTTGAgacagcacgctcagccaatcactagccgcagTGCTGTCATTctcagttagggtatgttcacactgagtaaaacaggcggaattccgcagtggaacTTTCtgtcgcggaatcccgcctgcctcagtgtgccatagcccgccTAGGAAAGATCGCCGCCGCTCCCCACGCGTTGGATTGACATGTcttttctttgagcggagaacggTGACAGCGGAAGAGCgagtgctctcccatagacaggttATGAGTGGGATTCTCCACCGTGGAATTCCACCCGATTTACtaagtgtgagcatacccttagtCCTTTTTAGTGAGTGCGGCTAAAGATACGGAAgatgacactgggggagcacagacaggtatgtatagattTGTTAAGTTCGATGCGCAAATTTTGCACTAAAAAATCGCAAACGTTGCAAGACTAATTTTTaactgatttgctcatctctacttatatagTTAAACTTAGCAATACAAAACAAAGTCCAGCTGGGCTGTTGTAGTGCCTGTAGTCTTCAAGTGAATGTCTTAAGAGAATGTACAGATTACTATTGTAAGTATCTGTATTACTTCCTCATAATCTTCTGTTGCGGTGCCACTGACTACCAGTCCATGTACAACAGTAATAGACAGCATCATCCTCCTGCTGAACCCCATTGATATTGAGATAACCTATATTATTACTGGCAGACCCCACAAAACGCTCTGGGACATCTTTCCCCTTGCCCTTGCTGGATTCAGTGAAATAATATAGAATGTATCTGGGAACGTTGTTGTCCTTTTGTTGGATGAACACCACCCTGTTTGAGGCCACAGTGAGACCTCCGCCCAGAGTACATGAAATCTTGACGGTTTGTCCAGGAGACGTTGTTATTGATGGTTTCTGTGTCACCGAGTGCTGTGCCTGAGACTCTGGAAGACATAAGGATTACATAGAGTATAATGAGAATATCACAGAGTAATGATGCTGCAGTCCTCACCGTTCCTCATCGCATCTGTAACGTTAGAAAAAAATGTATCTTACCAACTAATAAGATGAGCAGCAAACAAAAACTCTGAAACTTGACCATGATGCACCAGGACACAGGAGACAGCTACACAGATGTGATACACTGAGGGGTGACTCTTATAAACAGATCTTACACCTCCCATTATGCAAAACCTATAGTAACGTCCCTATCATAAATGGTTATGTTTCTGTAAAACTCTGCAcatacttaaagtgaatctgtgagcTGACTTTCAGGTTCccaactgctgatactgttagatagctgttaggacaaggagacacatgataccttacatatatccatctgtgcttccagaatgtagaaatatGCTTTTATCCTTCAGTGAAAAGTGTCAAAATGGCATTCCCTTCCCTATCTCTGGTACATTGACAGTCAGGgaattttttcaaaaatgttATCTTTTGAGGTAGTAAAGCAGAACAGAAAATGATGTATTTCACGTATCGCTGTAATTATACAGATAAACATAATACAGTTAAAATGCCAGTTTTAAGGGGAATGTATcgcttttactgattagagtctgtttttattttctgattgtaattttcttCATATCAttctttgtacattgttatggaggctgtcattttgcctgagctgtttttaacagcatttagtaatctgcattacagcaagcctcatggacatagacgacaatagacagggcctgtgctgattagggtcagatactaaaacttgatttttttttttctaatctgtttctattttccgaCTGTAATTTTCTTTATATCAttctttgtacattgttatggtgggggctgccatattacctgagatgtttttaacagcatttagtaatctgctttacagcaagtccttgagatgaatgtgaaacattactgagcgtactctgtgacctttgatgaGGTCATTGCACAAGGAGCTGCTATGGAACAATTCACAGCAT includes:
- the LOC138785315 gene encoding immunoglobulin lambda-1 light chain-like, coding for MVKFQSFCLLLILLVESQAQHSVTQKPSITTSPGQTVKISCTLGGGLTVASNRVVFIQQKDNNVPRYILYYFTESSKGKGKDVPERFVGSASNNIGYLNINGVQQEDDAVYYCCTWTGSQWMFGPGTTVSVLAGEVKFPLVSILAPPKEEIPTDQVTIACFYNGFYPRIVSAEWTVDETKWTTGVQSVPVSKQADNLYMGSSLLTISALEFSKHKNFSCKVTHHRKEIIQTLETSQCY